A single region of the Pseudomonas sp. VD-NE ins genome encodes:
- a CDS encoding PA5502 family lipoprotein has translation MKPFASRYLLLVAFSVLLGACQSTPPVAEVPDARATAIAQLEQSLASSELATAEDQLAALQKETPNDQSLEQYQRQLAEAYLRRSQIVLQKGDVNAAATALSRARALMPKAPALTGGVNGAITEARKAELEKAEAALLAAEAKPKAKVIDPTAESTTVALNITDSRKLRRQLDAIAADVVNYECGVTIQAPRTDDYPWLATLLTKRVKKLNPDFDLKIVKQTVRTVRAQMVLSPRKP, from the coding sequence ATGAAGCCGTTCGCCTCCCGTTATCTGCTCCTTGTCGCATTTTCAGTGCTGCTGGGCGCCTGCCAAAGCACGCCGCCGGTGGCCGAAGTCCCCGATGCGCGGGCTACGGCCATCGCACAGCTGGAGCAAAGCCTGGCCAGCAGCGAACTGGCCACTGCCGAAGACCAGTTGGCCGCTTTGCAGAAAGAAACCCCCAACGATCAATCCCTTGAGCAATACCAGCGGCAGCTGGCCGAAGCGTATCTGCGCCGCAGCCAGATCGTGCTGCAGAAGGGTGATGTGAATGCCGCCGCCACAGCGTTGAGCCGTGCCCGCGCATTGATGCCGAAGGCGCCGGCGCTGACCGGTGGCGTGAATGGCGCCATTACTGAAGCGCGCAAGGCTGAGCTGGAAAAGGCTGAAGCCGCGCTGCTGGCCGCCGAAGCCAAGCCGAAAGCCAAGGTGATCGATCCCACCGCCGAGAGCACCACGGTGGCGCTGAATATCACCGATAGCCGCAAACTTCGCCGCCAACTCGATGCGATCGCCGCTGATGTGGTGAATTATGAGTGTGGGGTGACGATTCAGGCACCGCGCACCGATGACTATCCGTGGCTGGCGACTCTGCTGACCAAGCGGGTGAAGAAGTTGAACCCGGATTTTGATCTGAAGATCGTGAAACAGACCGTGCGCACAGTGCGGGCGCAGATGGTTCTGAGCCCGCGTAAACCCTAA
- the katE gene encoding catalase HPII: MMSKKPTSDKSQMAGTDTPDRANTNAKLDSLEKFRSDATGQALRTNQGVKIADNQNTLKAGPRGPSLLEDFIMREKITHFDHERIPERIVHARGTGAHGFFQAYENHSELTKAGFLQDPGKKTPVFVRFSTVQGPRGSGDTVRDVRGFAVKFFTDEGNFDLVGNNMPVFFIQDAIKFPDFVHAVKPEPHNEIPTGGSAHDTFWDFVSLVPESAHMVIWAMSDRAIPKSLRSMQGFGVHTFRLINAEGKSRFVKFHWRPTAGTCSLVWDEAQKLAGKDTDYHRRDLWEAIEMGDYPEWELGVQIIEEENEHDFDFDILDPTKLIPEEIVPITPLGKMTLNRNPDNFFAETEQVAFCPGHIVPGIDFSNDPLLQGRLFSYTDTQISRLGGPNFHELPINRPVAPFHNGQRDAQHRTVIDKGRASYEPNSIDGGWPKETPPAAQDGGFESYPERIDANKIRQRSESFSDHFSQATLFFNSMSDHEKEHIIAAYSFELGKVEREFIRAREVNEILANIDLELAKRVAANLGLPAPTKGTVDARKVSFDHSPSLSQANLLPENIKTRKVAILAANGVDGAAIDAMKKALAAEGAHAKLLGPTSAPVKTADGKMLPVDASMEGMPSVIFDAVFVPGGAASVKALSGDGVALHYLLEAYKHLKAIALQGDAKQLQDLLKLEADAGLLQGKDVPALTKPFFAAIGQHRVWEREPKAKAIPA, translated from the coding sequence AGGCCCTGCGAACGAACCAAGGCGTGAAGATCGCCGACAACCAGAACACCCTTAAGGCCGGCCCGCGCGGACCGTCGTTGCTCGAAGACTTCATCATGCGTGAAAAAATCACGCATTTTGACCATGAGCGGATCCCGGAACGCATCGTCCACGCACGCGGCACCGGCGCGCATGGTTTCTTTCAGGCCTACGAGAACCATTCGGAGCTGACCAAGGCGGGTTTCCTACAGGATCCGGGGAAAAAGACGCCCGTGTTCGTGCGCTTTTCCACGGTGCAGGGCCCGCGTGGTTCCGGCGACACCGTGCGCGACGTGCGTGGTTTCGCGGTGAAATTCTTCACCGATGAAGGCAACTTCGACCTGGTCGGCAATAACATGCCGGTGTTTTTCATTCAGGATGCGATCAAGTTTCCCGACTTCGTTCACGCGGTAAAACCTGAGCCGCACAATGAAATCCCGACTGGCGGCTCCGCCCACGATACGTTCTGGGATTTCGTTTCGCTGGTGCCGGAATCGGCGCACATGGTCATCTGGGCGATGTCCGACCGGGCGATCCCGAAAAGCCTGCGCAGCATGCAGGGCTTCGGCGTGCACACCTTCCGGCTGATTAACGCCGAGGGTAAATCGCGCTTCGTCAAATTCCACTGGCGCCCTACTGCCGGTACTTGCTCGCTGGTCTGGGACGAGGCGCAGAAGCTCGCCGGTAAAGACACCGACTACCACCGTCGCGACCTTTGGGAAGCGATCGAGATGGGCGACTATCCGGAATGGGAGCTGGGTGTACAGATCATCGAGGAGGAAAACGAGCACGACTTCGATTTCGATATCCTCGACCCGACCAAGCTGATTCCCGAAGAAATCGTGCCGATCACGCCGCTGGGCAAGATGACGCTGAACCGTAACCCGGACAACTTCTTCGCCGAGACCGAGCAGGTCGCGTTCTGCCCTGGCCACATCGTGCCGGGCATCGACTTCTCCAACGACCCGCTGCTGCAAGGTCGGCTGTTTTCCTACACCGATACGCAAATCAGCCGACTCGGTGGGCCGAACTTTCATGAGTTGCCGATCAACCGGCCAGTGGCACCATTCCACAATGGTCAGCGTGATGCGCAGCACCGCACGGTGATCGACAAGGGTCGCGCGTCTTACGAGCCGAACTCGATTGATGGTGGCTGGCCGAAAGAAACCCCGCCCGCCGCGCAGGACGGTGGTTTCGAGAGTTATCCAGAACGAATCGATGCCAACAAGATTCGTCAGCGCAGCGAGTCGTTCAGCGATCACTTCTCCCAGGCGACGTTGTTCTTCAACAGCATGAGCGATCACGAGAAGGAGCACATCATTGCCGCTTACAGCTTCGAGCTGGGCAAGGTTGAGCGTGAGTTCATCCGTGCTCGGGAGGTGAACGAGATTCTCGCCAACATTGATCTGGAACTGGCCAAGCGCGTGGCGGCTAATCTGGGGCTGCCTGCGCCTACCAAAGGCACGGTGGATGCGCGCAAGGTGTCTTTCGATCACTCGCCGTCATTGAGTCAGGCCAATTTGCTGCCAGAAAACATCAAAACCCGAAAAGTGGCGATTCTTGCTGCCAACGGCGTCGATGGTGCGGCGATTGATGCAATGAAGAAGGCATTGGCCGCTGAGGGTGCGCATGCCAAGTTGCTCGGCCCGACTTCAGCGCCGGTGAAGACCGCTGACGGCAAAATGTTGCCAGTGGATGCTTCGATGGAAGGCATGCCGTCGGTGATTTTTGACGCGGTGTTCGTGCCGGGTGGCGCGGCGTCGGTCAAGGCGTTGAGCGGTGACGGCGTGGCATTGCATTACCTGCTGGAGGCGTACAAGCATTTGAAGGCGATTGCGTTGCAGGGTGATGCGAAGCAATTGCAGGATCTGCTGAAACTGGAAGCGGATGCCGGGTTGTTGCAAGGCAAGGATGTACCGGCGTTGACCAAGCCGTTCTTTGCGGCGATCGGGCAGCATCGGGTTTGGGAGCGGGAGCCTAAGGCCAAAGCCATTCCGGCTTAA